The Actinocorallia herbida DNA window ATCTCGGCCCTGCTGAACATCGACTCCTTCCTCGCCGCGCACGCGCCGCGCAGGCTGCGCCGCGCCCACCACCACAAGGCGCTCACCAACGACCTGCCCCTGTACTTCAAGGAGCTGCACAGGGTCGACGACGACTACCGCACGCTGTTCCTCGACAGGGTGAACGCCTACCTCGACCGGGTCCCGCGGCGCGCCTACCGGGCGCTGCCCTCAGGCGAGAAGCTGCGGTTCCACCTCGCCCGGCGGGGCCGGATGCCGGAACTGCTCGACCTGCTCGCCTGGCAGCGGGCCGCCAAGCCCGGCGCGCTGCCCGTCGTGCGCGAGCGCCTGCGCCTGTACGCGGACCTCCCCTTCCGTGGCGACAAGGCGATCCCCGCGCGCGTCTTCCGGCTCACCTCGGCCGAGACCCGCCCGGTGACACGCGTCGACGAGGTCTCCTGGCGCGACGGCAGGCTGCGCCTGGCCGGGCGCGCCTACGTGCCCTACCGCGACCTGGACGACCGGCGGCACACCTCCAAGTTCCTCGTGCTGCGCGCGCCCGGAAGGCTCCCGCGCGTGGTGCGGATGCGCAGCGAACTGCACGCCGAGGCCACGGCGCGCTCCGGCCAGGACCGCTATGTCTACGACTGGTCGGGATTCTCCTGCGCGGTGAACCCGGGGCGGCTGGCGGGGGACTGGCGCTGCCATGTGATCGTGCGCGGGCACGGCCTGGTGCGCTCGGCGCCGCTGACGGTGCCCGTGCGGGGGCGCCCGCAGCGTCCGCCTTACGCCGAGCTGGGCCGGGACGTGCGCATGGTGACGCGGTGGTCGGGCGACCAGCTCTGCCTGTCGGTGCAGCCGCTGCGGGTCATCGCCACGGGCTTCCGCCTCGACGGCGACGACCTCGAGCTGACGACGCGCCTTTCCGGCCCGGTGGAGTCGGCGGAACTGCTGGTGAAGCGGGGCGCGACCGCGCACGAGCTGCCCGCGGCCGTCGTGGCCGGGGTCTGCTCCGCACGAGTGCCGCTCGACCTCCTCGTGGACAGCGACAGCGCCGACGACTACGCCTCGTGGGAGACCTACCTGCGGCTCGACGGAGGCGAACCCATCCGGATCGCCGCGACCGCGCTGCTGGCGGAGGAGCGGTTCACCCACCGGCTGCGCGAGGTAGCGGTGCTGCACACCCGCGACGGCAACCTCTCGATCGCCGAGCGGACGTTCCGGCCCGTCATCGAGACCGAGGAGTGGACCTCCGAGGGGGTGCTGGTGCTGCGCGGCTCCTACCGCGGCCCCGGCCCTCTCGAGGCGGTGCTGCGCCGGCGCGGCACTGGAGACCTGCACACCTTCCCCTTCGTCCAGGACGGCGTCCGCTTCGAGGTGCGGCTGGCGCTGCGCGAGGCCGAGGCGTTCGGGCGGCGCGCCCCGCTGCTGGACGGCACGTGGGACATCACGGTGCGCGAGGGGGCCCCGCACGAGGACCGCCTCATCTACACCAAGTTCGACCACGGGCACCTGCCCAACCTCGCCGAGAAGCCCGTGGTGCTCGACGGCAAGCGGCTGCGGTTCCTGTGCTCGCAGTACGACACGCCCGTCATCGAGGTCGAGGCGGACTCGCGCCCCGACGAGCGCGGCGCCTACGCCCAGCGGCAGCTCCAGGAGCGGTACTACCCGCTGCACCGGGACCTGCGCATGCGGGACCAGCTGGTGTTCGTCAGCTGGAAGGGCAAGCAGTGCTCGGACAACCCGCGGGCCATCGCCGACGAGCTGCGCCGACGCGGAGACGACCGCGAGCACATCTGGGTCGTGCGCGACACCTCCCTCGAGGCACCGCCCGGGGCGACAGTCGTGCGGCAGTGGAGCCGGGACTACTACCGGGCGCTCGCCCGCTCCAAGTACGTCGTCGCCAACGACGACATGCCCTCCTCCTACGTCAAGCGTGACGGCCAGACCTACGTGCAGACCTGGCACGGCACCCCGCTGAAGAAGATCGGCTTCGACATCGGGCAGGTGCGGTTCGCCAGCGGCAACGCCTACCTGGAGCACCTGGAGAAGGACGTCTCCAAGTGGGACGTCATGCTCTCGCCGAACCCGTTCAGCACCCCGATCCTGCGCGAGGCGTTCCGGTTCACCGGCGAGATGCTGGAGACGGGGTACCCGCGCAACGACCTGCTGCACTCCCCCACCGCGCCGCTGGTCGCCGCGCGGGTACGGGCCCGCCTGGGCATCGGCGAGGGCAAGAAGGTGGTGCTGTACGCGCCGACGTGGCGCGACGACCAGTTCTACGGCGGCGGCCGGTACCGGTTCGACCAGCGCCTCGACCTGCTGCGGGCGCGCAAGGAGATGGGCGAGGACCACGTGTTCCTCGTGCGCGGACACCACCTCATCGCCGACGACCTGTACGACCCGTCCTATGGCGACTTCGTGATCAATGTCAGCGCCTACCCAGACATCACCGACCTGTATCTGATCAGTGACGTGCTCATCACCGACTACTCTTCGGCGATGTTCGACTTCGCGGGCACCGGGCGGCCGATGCTGTTCTTCACCTACGACCTGGAGACCTACCGCGACACGCTGCGGGGCTTCTACTTCGACTTCGAGGAGCGTGCCCCGGGGCCGCTGCTCATGACGTCGGACGAGGTGCTGGACGCCCTGGGCGACCTGGCGGGCACGACGAGCGCGCACGCCGCGGCGTACCGGCGCTTCCAGGCCGACTTCCACCCGGTCGGCGGGACCCCGGCGGCGAGCCTGGTGGCCGACCGGCTGTGCTGAGGCGCGTTCCGGGGCCGCGGGACCCGCGGCCCCGGGGCGGCGCGCCGCAGCGCGCAGGCGATCTGGAACGGCACCGAGCTGAGGTAGGCGCAGACGACGTCGAGGACGATCGGGCTGCCGAAGCCCTCCTGCCGGGTGTGCAGCCCGAGGACCAGGAGCCCGGCGTAGGCGGCTCCGGCGAACCAGCCGCAGCGCCCCCACCCCGAGCCGGAGACACACCGCCACAGGGCCGCCGCGACGGCCCACAGGTAGCAGACCGAGGGAAGGAAGACCAGGAGCGCCGTCTGCGCACCCGCCTCCCGCTGCCACAACCCCCACAGGATGGGCGCCCCGAACACGGTGTTCACCACCGCCACGGTGAGCGCCAGTACCG harbors:
- a CDS encoding bifunctional glycosyltransferase/CDP-glycerol:glycerophosphate glycerophosphotransferase, giving the protein MPFHNVAEYLDSCLSSLAAQTVTDLEVIMVDDGSTDDGARIAESWTVRDERFRLIRREHGGPGAARNTGVARARGAFLAFADGDDVVPPDAYDLMLRTLERTGSDLVSGGVQRIGTFGTKPSHLHGRAILGERLRTHITKTPSLLYDVTMWNKVIRRSLWDEHTLSFPEGVLYEDIQLAVRLHCLARRVDVITEPIYLWRERSGGNPSITQKRDAPENLRDRISALLNIDSFLAAHAPRRLRRAHHHKALTNDLPLYFKELHRVDDDYRTLFLDRVNAYLDRVPRRAYRALPSGEKLRFHLARRGRMPELLDLLAWQRAAKPGALPVVRERLRLYADLPFRGDKAIPARVFRLTSAETRPVTRVDEVSWRDGRLRLAGRAYVPYRDLDDRRHTSKFLVLRAPGRLPRVVRMRSELHAEATARSGQDRYVYDWSGFSCAVNPGRLAGDWRCHVIVRGHGLVRSAPLTVPVRGRPQRPPYAELGRDVRMVTRWSGDQLCLSVQPLRVIATGFRLDGDDLELTTRLSGPVESAELLVKRGATAHELPAAVVAGVCSARVPLDLLVDSDSADDYASWETYLRLDGGEPIRIAATALLAEERFTHRLREVAVLHTRDGNLSIAERTFRPVIETEEWTSEGVLVLRGSYRGPGPLEAVLRRRGTGDLHTFPFVQDGVRFEVRLALREAEAFGRRAPLLDGTWDITVREGAPHEDRLIYTKFDHGHLPNLAEKPVVLDGKRLRFLCSQYDTPVIEVEADSRPDERGAYAQRQLQERYYPLHRDLRMRDQLVFVSWKGKQCSDNPRAIADELRRRGDDREHIWVVRDTSLEAPPGATVVRQWSRDYYRALARSKYVVANDDMPSSYVKRDGQTYVQTWHGTPLKKIGFDIGQVRFASGNAYLEHLEKDVSKWDVMLSPNPFSTPILREAFRFTGEMLETGYPRNDLLHSPTAPLVAARVRARLGIGEGKKVVLYAPTWRDDQFYGGGRYRFDQRLDLLRARKEMGEDHVFLVRGHHLIADDLYDPSYGDFVINVSAYPDITDLYLISDVLITDYSSAMFDFAGTGRPMLFFTYDLETYRDTLRGFYFDFEERAPGPLLMTSDEVLDALGDLAGTTSAHAAAYRRFQADFHPVGGTPAASLVADRLC